A portion of the Polaribacter cellanae genome contains these proteins:
- a CDS encoding winged helix-turn-helix transcriptional regulator, whose product MHIVKGKEYPCCASVTMGMIGGKWKTVILYHLMETPLRYNELRKKMKSVTERTLSLQLKKLEEDGIIKRKVYTTKPPLKVEYSLTDFGKTAIPLLKSIAKWGEYVVENSKD is encoded by the coding sequence ATGCATATTGTAAAAGGTAAAGAATATCCTTGTTGTGCAAGTGTTACAATGGGAATGATTGGCGGAAAATGGAAAACTGTTATTTTGTATCATTTAATGGAAACTCCTTTACGTTACAACGAATTACGTAAAAAAATGAAAAGCGTTACAGAACGTACTTTAAGTTTACAACTAAAAAAGTTGGAAGAAGATGGTATTATAAAACGTAAAGTTTACACCACAAAACCGCCTTTAAAAGTAGAGTATTCTTTAACCGATTTTGGCAAAACTGCAATTCCATTATTAAAATCGATTGCAAAATGGGGCGAATATGTTGTTGAAAATAGTAAAGATTAA
- the meaB gene encoding methylmalonyl Co-A mutase-associated GTPase MeaB, protein MDINSSALHEKDGVSPPETTNKTSAEKIKLSRAKQNSVEEFVAKILEGNITFLSKAITLIESTNTKHQQKANEILERCLPFANKSVRIGITGVPGVGKSTFIEAFGKHLTSKEKKVAVLAVDPSSSVNKGSILGDKTRMEELVTDKNAFIRPSPSGTSLGGVAQKTRESIILCEAAGFDTIIIETVGVGQSETVVHSMVDFFLLLKLAGAGDELQGIKRGIIEMADAIVINKADGENEKNAKIAKVEFNRALHLYPLKESKWQPKVLTASALHHLGIEQIDTMVADYISLTKANNYFNIKRNEQNKYWLLSTINQQLKDNFYNNKAVKKALEEEIKKLENGKTTPFSAAKKLLDL, encoded by the coding sequence ATGGATATAAATTCTTCTGCTTTACACGAAAAAGATGGTGTTTCTCCTCCAGAAACTACCAATAAAACCAGTGCAGAAAAAATAAAATTGAGTAGAGCTAAACAAAATTCTGTGGAAGAATTTGTTGCAAAAATACTTGAAGGAAATATTACTTTTCTAAGCAAAGCGATTACTTTAATAGAAAGTACAAATACCAAGCATCAACAAAAGGCAAACGAAATTTTAGAGCGTTGTTTGCCATTTGCAAATAAATCTGTAAGAATTGGAATTACAGGGGTTCCTGGCGTTGGAAAAAGTACGTTTATTGAAGCTTTTGGAAAACATTTAACCTCTAAGGAAAAAAAGGTAGCGGTTTTAGCTGTGGATCCAAGTAGTTCTGTTAACAAAGGTTCAATTTTGGGTGATAAAACAAGAATGGAAGAATTAGTTACCGATAAAAATGCATTTATTAGACCTTCACCTTCTGGAACTTCTTTGGGTGGTGTTGCACAAAAAACGCGCGAAAGTATTATTCTTTGTGAAGCAGCTGGTTTCGATACCATTATTATTGAAACTGTAGGTGTTGGGCAGTCGGAAACTGTTGTACATTCTATGGTAGATTTCTTTTTACTGCTGAAATTGGCTGGTGCTGGGGATGAATTGCAAGGAATAAAACGTGGAATTATAGAAATGGCAGATGCAATCGTAATTAACAAAGCTGATGGTGAAAACGAAAAAAACGCAAAAATCGCTAAAGTTGAATTCAACAGAGCTTTGCATTTATATCCTTTAAAAGAAAGCAAGTGGCAACCAAAAGTGCTTACTGCAAGTGCGCTTCATCATTTAGGAATTGAACAAATTGATACTATGGTTGCTGATTATATTTCTCTTACCAAAGCCAATAATTATTTCAACATAAAAAGAAATGAGCAAAATAAATATTGGTTGCTATCCACTATAAATCAACAATTAAAAGATAACTTTTATAATAATAAAGCCGTAAAAAAAGCTTTAGAAGAAGAAATAAAAAAATTAGAAAATGGAAAAACGACTCCTTTTTCCGCGGCTAAAAAGTTGTTAGATTTATAA
- a CDS encoding RNA polymerase sigma factor, with amino-acid sequence MISTKQLHQPIIDQCKNNCAKSQMQLYNLYCKGMLSVANRYVKDRFLAEDVMQDAFIKAFKNIHSYKNEVAFGAWLKKIVINQSIDQLKKNKLELVTINEEVYAKHEEDTNWNVDSDISLEGIVEKINGLKEKYRLVLTMYLLEGYDHQEIAEVLNITENTSRTHLLRGKKILKEQLKNTSYAARY; translated from the coding sequence ATGATATCAACCAAACAATTACACCAACCAATAATAGATCAATGCAAAAATAACTGCGCAAAGTCGCAAATGCAGTTGTATAATTTGTATTGTAAAGGAATGCTGTCTGTTGCAAATAGATATGTAAAAGATCGTTTCTTGGCAGAAGATGTTATGCAAGATGCTTTTATAAAAGCATTTAAAAATATACATTCTTATAAAAATGAAGTTGCCTTTGGAGCTTGGCTAAAAAAAATTGTAATCAACCAAAGTATAGACCAATTAAAGAAAAATAAGTTAGAGCTGGTTACGATTAATGAAGAAGTGTATGCGAAACACGAAGAAGATACGAATTGGAATGTAGATTCAGATATTTCTTTAGAAGGAATTGTAGAGAAAATAAACGGATTAAAAGAAAAATATAGATTGGTTTTAACAATGTATTTGTTAGAAGGTTATGATCATCAAGAAATAGCTGAGGTTTTAAATATCACAGAAAATACCTCAAGAACACATTTACTAAGAGGTAAAAAAATATTGAAAGAACAATTAAAAAACACGAGTTATGCAGCAAGATATTAA
- the cysS gene encoding cysteine--tRNA ligase, with translation MERYKENQLKIYNSLSKKKENFKPITQGYVGMYVCGPTVYSNAHLGNVRTFMFFDVVYRYLLHLGYKVRYVRNITDAGHLENDADEGEDRIAKKARLEEIEPMEVVQRYTVDFHNVLKNYNFLPPSIEPTATGHIVEQIEMIKEIIEKGLAYEINGSVYFDVLAYNKTNHYGILSGRKVEDLIHNTRALDGQSDKKNPQDFALWKKAEERHIMRWPSPWSDGFPGWHLECSVMSTKYLGESFDIHGGGMDLKFPHHECEIAQSQTCSGVKPVNYWMHTNMLLLNSQKMAKSTGNFILPNEILSGENDILPKAFSASVVRFFNMQANYRSILDFSGEALEASEKGHAKLMEAVNFLEKIEAEKTSTFDVQNWKKDCYAAMNDDFNTPILISHLFDAVKLINQIKEKNASLTSRDLSEFKETLNSFVFDVLGLMNENSQDNSEKINGVVELLIRLRKEARENKDWALSDQIRDELIELGIQLKDGKEGTTFSVN, from the coding sequence ATGGAACGCTACAAAGAAAATCAATTGAAAATATACAATTCTCTCTCTAAAAAGAAAGAGAATTTTAAACCAATAACCCAAGGTTATGTAGGTATGTATGTCTGTGGACCAACAGTTTATAGCAATGCACATTTAGGAAACGTAAGAACATTTATGTTTTTTGATGTGGTATATAGATACTTATTACACTTAGGTTATAAAGTACGTTATGTACGTAATATTACAGATGCTGGGCACTTAGAAAATGATGCAGACGAAGGTGAAGATAGAATTGCAAAAAAAGCACGTTTAGAAGAAATTGAGCCAATGGAAGTTGTACAACGTTACACAGTCGATTTTCATAACGTCTTAAAAAACTACAATTTTTTACCACCAAGTATAGAACCTACTGCAACAGGACATATTGTAGAACAAATAGAAATGATTAAAGAAATTATCGAAAAAGGTTTGGCTTACGAAATAAATGGCTCTGTGTATTTTGATGTTTTAGCATATAATAAAACAAACCATTATGGAATTCTTTCAGGAAGAAAAGTAGAAGATTTAATTCATAATACAAGAGCTTTAGATGGGCAATCAGACAAGAAAAATCCGCAAGATTTTGCACTTTGGAAAAAAGCAGAAGAACGCCATATTATGCGTTGGCCTTCTCCTTGGAGCGATGGTTTTCCTGGTTGGCATTTAGAATGTTCTGTAATGAGTACAAAATATTTAGGCGAAAGTTTCGATATTCATGGAGGAGGAATGGATTTAAAATTCCCACATCACGAATGTGAAATCGCACAATCGCAAACCTGTTCTGGTGTAAAACCCGTAAATTATTGGATGCATACCAATATGCTGTTGTTAAATAGCCAAAAAATGGCAAAATCTACAGGAAATTTTATTTTACCGAACGAAATTTTATCAGGAGAAAACGATATTTTACCAAAAGCATTTTCGGCATCTGTAGTTCGTTTCTTTAACATGCAAGCCAACTATAGAAGCATTTTAGATTTTTCTGGAGAAGCATTAGAAGCCTCAGAAAAAGGACATGCCAAATTAATGGAAGCTGTTAATTTTTTAGAGAAGATTGAAGCAGAAAAAACATCAACTTTCGACGTTCAAAACTGGAAAAAAGACTGTTATGCAGCTATGAACGACGATTTTAATACACCAATTTTAATATCACATTTGTTTGATGCTGTAAAATTAATCAATCAAATTAAAGAAAAAAATGCGAGTTTAACTTCAAGAGATTTATCAGAATTTAAAGAAACATTAAACAGTTTTGTTTTTGATGTTTTAGGATTGATGAACGAAAATTCTCAAGACAATTCAGAAAAAATAAATGGAGTAGTAGAACTGTTAATTAGGTTGAGAAAAGAAGCAAGAGAAAATAAAGATTGGGCATTGTCCGACCAAATTAGAGACGAATTAATTGAACTCGGAATTCAATTAAAAGATGGAAAAGAAGGTACAACGTTTTCGGTAAATTAA
- the yidD gene encoding membrane protein insertion efficiency factor YidD, translating into MKNKVEKKTSSKSPLWGLGGLFILLVRFYQTAISPFTPATCRYSPTCSHYTIEALQKHGLFFGGWLALKRIFSCHPWGGSGYDPVPEKLKRKK; encoded by the coding sequence ATGAAGAATAAAGTCGAAAAAAAAACAAGTAGCAAATCTCCCCTTTGGGGGTTAGGGGGACTATTTATTTTATTAGTTCGTTTTTATCAAACAGCAATATCTCCATTTACACCAGCAACTTGTAGATATTCTCCAACATGTTCGCATTACACAATAGAAGCTTTGCAAAAACATGGATTATTTTTTGGAGGTTGGTTAGCATTAAAAAGAATATTTAGTTGCCATCCTTGGGGAGGAAGTGGTTACGATCCTGTTCCAGAGAAATTAAAAAGGAAAAAGTAA
- the lgt gene encoding prolipoprotein diacylglyceryl transferase, with protein MSFLAIEWNPSIGIDLGFFTIRWYSLMFVTAFLLGLRFMKKIYIEDKIPLEKMDPLFMYVFISMLIGMRLGDVFFYSWSYYQNHLLEIILPLKKINGSWEFTGYTGFASHGAAIGIPIAMYFYAKKHLQKPWLFILDRLAIMVALAGFFIRFGNFFNSEIYGKETGSNFGVIFKAAGETTARHPTQLYEAFSYLALFFVMWYLYWKTNKKQQIGFLFGLFMVVLWSLRFIIEFLKEPQVQQRGEEWLFSPLNTGQVLSIPLVLIGIWLMLRKPKQEVQ; from the coding sequence ATGAGTTTTTTAGCAATAGAGTGGAATCCTTCCATTGGAATAGATTTAGGTTTTTTTACCATTCGTTGGTATAGTTTAATGTTTGTAACCGCATTTTTATTGGGGTTGCGTTTTATGAAAAAAATCTACATCGAAGATAAAATTCCTCTAGAAAAAATGGATCCATTATTTATGTATGTATTTATTTCTATGTTAATAGGAATGCGTTTGGGAGATGTGTTTTTTTATAGTTGGAGTTATTATCAGAATCATTTATTAGAAATTATTTTACCATTAAAAAAGATTAATGGCTCTTGGGAATTTACAGGTTACACAGGTTTTGCAAGCCATGGTGCTGCAATAGGAATTCCAATTGCAATGTATTTTTATGCCAAAAAACACTTACAAAAACCTTGGTTATTTATTTTAGATAGATTGGCAATAATGGTTGCTTTAGCTGGGTTTTTCATTCGTTTTGGAAACTTTTTCAATTCAGAAATTTATGGAAAAGAAACAGGTTCTAATTTTGGCGTAATTTTTAAAGCAGCAGGCGAAACTACTGCAAGACACCCAACACAATTATATGAAGCATTTAGCTATTTAGCACTATTTTTTGTGATGTGGTATTTGTATTGGAAAACCAACAAAAAACAACAAATAGGCTTTTTATTTGGCTTATTTATGGTAGTTTTATGGTCTTTACGTTTTATAATTGAGTTTTTAAAAGAACCACAAGTACAACAAAGAGGAGAAGAATGGTTGTTTAGTCCATTAAATACAGGGCAAGTTTTAAGTATTCCTTTGGTTTTAATAGGTATTTGGTTAATGTTAAGGAAACCTAAACAAGAAGTTCAATAG
- a CDS encoding DUF6787 family protein: MEKLKERWGIESNWSLLAIFIVFAINGSFAAWVAKPVTNFIGLSSGTISGFIYWPLRILLVFPIYQLTLPIVGWLFGQFKFFWEFEKKFLSRLGLGFLFKTKGD; the protein is encoded by the coding sequence ATGGAAAAATTAAAAGAACGCTGGGGAATTGAAAGCAATTGGTCTCTTTTAGCCATATTTATCGTGTTTGCAATCAATGGCTCTTTTGCAGCTTGGGTAGCAAAACCAGTAACAAATTTTATTGGTTTAAGCTCAGGTACAATTTCAGGTTTTATTTATTGGCCGTTAAGAATTTTATTAGTTTTTCCTATTTATCAATTAACCTTACCAATTGTTGGCTGGTTATTTGGGCAATTTAAATTCTTTTGGGAATTCGAAAAGAAATTTTTAAGTAGATTGGGTTTAGGGTTTTTATTTAAAACGAAAGGAGATTAA
- a CDS encoding NUDIX hydrolase has protein sequence MKFNQFVDKIELLRTLQLGGLEAQFKLAPELRLRYNTDKIEASNPRKAAVLALFYPNKKNETTFLLTERATYKGTHSAQISFPGGKINKTDKNLEETALREAFEEVGIVPKSIKIVRELTDVFIPPSNFLATPFIGCIDKRPNFKTNYEVEKTIEVLVEDLLNDASLTTVNLSTSYMKNIDVPCFKLNDYIVWGATAMMLSEIKELLR, from the coding sequence GTGAAATTTAATCAATTTGTAGATAAAATAGAATTGTTAAGAACCTTGCAATTAGGAGGCTTAGAAGCACAATTTAAATTGGCACCAGAACTTCGGTTGCGATACAATACAGATAAAATTGAAGCAAGCAATCCAAGAAAAGCCGCAGTTTTGGCATTGTTTTATCCCAATAAAAAGAATGAAACCACTTTTTTATTAACAGAAAGAGCAACTTACAAAGGCACACATTCTGCACAAATTAGTTTTCCAGGAGGAAAAATTAATAAAACAGATAAGAATTTAGAAGAAACAGCTTTAAGAGAAGCATTCGAAGAAGTTGGTATTGTACCAAAATCAATAAAAATTGTTAGAGAGCTAACAGATGTTTTTATTCCTCCAAGTAATTTTTTAGCAACTCCTTTTATTGGTTGTATAGATAAGAGACCTAATTTTAAAACAAATTACGAAGTCGAAAAAACCATCGAAGTTTTAGTAGAAGATTTGTTAAACGATGCCTCTTTAACTACTGTAAATTTATCAACTTCTTACATGAAAAATATAGATGTACCTTGCTTTAAATTAAACGATTATATAGTTTGGGGGGCAACTGCAATGATGCTTTCCGAAATTAAAGAACTCTTAAGATAG
- a CDS encoding lysophospholipid acyltransferase family protein: MSLFKRNPFGHILFLKKWIIRIFGLISHRRYRKFNNLQIEGSEILRNLPDKNVLFISNHQTYFADVAAMFHVFNAALSGRDDSIKNIGYIWKPKLNVYFVAAGETMRSGLLPKLFAYAGSVSIDRTWRNAGKDVNRQVKNSDISNIGKAIKDGWVITFPQGTTTPFKPIRRGTAHIIKTCKPIVVPIVIDGFRRSFDKKGLNIKKRNVLQSMVIKKPLEIDYENESVADIVTKIEYAIEQHPSFLKVLTPKQAEEYIKEEEELNKQREFWSS, encoded by the coding sequence ATGTCTTTATTTAAAAGGAATCCTTTTGGTCATATTTTATTTTTAAAGAAATGGATCATTCGAATTTTCGGACTAATTTCACATAGAAGATATCGTAAATTTAATAATTTGCAAATAGAAGGTTCAGAAATTCTAAGAAATTTACCAGATAAAAACGTTTTGTTTATTTCGAATCATCAAACCTATTTTGCAGATGTTGCTGCGATGTTTCATGTATTTAACGCAGCTTTAAGTGGTAGAGACGATTCTATTAAAAATATCGGTTACATTTGGAAGCCGAAATTAAATGTTTACTTTGTTGCTGCAGGAGAAACCATGCGTTCTGGTTTATTGCCAAAATTGTTTGCCTACGCTGGTTCTGTTTCTATAGATAGAACTTGGAGAAATGCAGGTAAAGATGTAAATAGGCAAGTAAAAAATTCTGATATTTCTAACATTGGAAAAGCCATAAAAGATGGTTGGGTAATAACATTTCCACAAGGAACCACAACACCTTTTAAGCCTATTAGAAGAGGAACAGCACATATTATAAAAACCTGTAAACCTATTGTAGTTCCTATTGTTATCGATGGTTTTAGACGTTCTTTTGACAAAAAAGGACTCAATATTAAAAAACGAAACGTTTTACAATCTATGGTTATTAAAAAACCTTTAGAGATTGATTACGAGAATGAAAGTGTAGCAGATATTGTTACAAAAATCGAATATGCAATTGAACAACACCCTTCTTTCTTAAAAGTACTTACACCAAAACAGGCAGAGGAGTACATTAAAGAAGAAGAGGAATTAAATAAACAACGTGAGTTTTGGAGTTCTTAA
- a CDS encoding aldo/keto reductase — MSKKNNYVADENRYKKMNYRRTGNSGLLLPEISLGLWHNFGDVDDFKNSRNLLKCAFDNGITHFDLANNYGPSPGSAEKNFGKILKKDFKNYRDELVISSKAGYDMWEGPYGDFGSKKYLIASLNQSLKRMGLDYVDIFYHHRPDYDTPLEETMGTLDLMVKQGKALYVGLSNYLPEEAEKAFKILRNLGTPCLIHQPRYSLFDRWVENGLLDLLGNSGVGAICFSPLAQGMLTNKYIKGLPKDSRAAKDSPFLNRDKVMEMLPKITALNEIAKSRNQNLAQMAISWILKDDRITSVLIGASKTEQILDSIKAIENTKFTDDDLAKINKIANS, encoded by the coding sequence ATGAGCAAAAAAAACAACTATGTAGCAGATGAAAACCGCTATAAAAAAATGAATTATAGAAGAACAGGAAATAGCGGTTTGTTATTACCTGAAATTTCTTTGGGCTTGTGGCACAACTTTGGTGATGTAGACGATTTTAAAAACTCTAGAAACCTTTTAAAATGTGCTTTTGATAATGGTATTACACATTTCGATTTAGCCAATAATTATGGACCATCTCCAGGTTCTGCTGAAAAGAATTTTGGAAAAATTCTTAAGAAAGATTTTAAAAATTATAGAGATGAATTGGTAATTTCATCAAAAGCTGGTTATGATATGTGGGAGGGACCTTATGGCGATTTTGGTTCTAAAAAATATTTAATAGCAAGTTTAAACCAGAGCTTAAAAAGAATGGGGTTAGATTATGTAGATATTTTTTATCATCATAGACCCGATTACGATACGCCTTTAGAAGAAACTATGGGTACTTTAGATTTAATGGTAAAACAAGGAAAGGCATTGTATGTTGGTTTGTCTAATTACCTGCCAGAAGAAGCAGAAAAAGCATTTAAAATTTTGAGAAATTTAGGAACTCCTTGTTTAATTCATCAACCGAGATATAGTTTGTTTGATAGATGGGTTGAAAATGGTTTGTTAGATTTGTTAGGAAATTCTGGAGTTGGAGCGATTTGTTTTTCGCCTTTAGCACAAGGTATGTTAACTAATAAATACATAAAAGGTTTACCAAAAGACTCTAGAGCCGCAAAAGATAGTCCGTTTTTAAATAGAGATAAAGTAATGGAAATGCTTCCTAAAATTACTGCTTTAAATGAAATTGCAAAAAGTAGGAATCAAAATTTGGCACAAATGGCAATTTCCTGGATTTTAAAAGACGATAGAATTACATCTGTACTTATTGGCGCAAGTAAAACTGAACAAATTTTAGACAGTATAAAAGCTATTGAAAACACAAAGTTTACTGATGATGATTTAGCTAAGATAAACAAAATCGCAAACTCTTAG
- a CDS encoding FAD-binding and (Fe-S)-binding domain-containing protein produces MIQNSTLETLHNSLSGDLFFDNLHKTIYATDASVYRKIPLAVAYPKDQNDLKTLISFATENKITLIPRTAGTSLAGQCVGDGIVVDVSKHFTNIISFDEKAKTIKLQPGIVRDSLNVYLKPFGLFFGPNTSTSNRCMIGGMVGNNSSGSTSIKYGVTRDKVLEIEAILSDGSSAIFKEITSNEFLDKTKLETLEGQIYKSIYSELIYDSTQDEIKKEFPKPAIHRRNTGYAVDEFLKSDLFGGTEPTINVAKFLSGSEGTLAFSTSITLQLDNLPPTESIMVCSHFTSINESLIATLTAMNHNLYNCELMDKAILDCTKNNRELAKNRFFLQGDPEAVLMLEVAANTLPEVELLADKLIADLQVNNFGYHHPKVYGKDIAKVHYLRKAGLGALGNMVGDMKAVACIEDTAVALGDLPNYIKEFTQIMDKYQQDAIYYAHAGAGELHLRPILNLKKKADVVLFRKITTETAELVKKYKGSFSGEHGDGIVRAEFIPLMIGEENYQLLRRIKKAFDPNNVFNKGKITDAFTMDENLRYEVNRIEPKVATIQDFSDSEGILKLAEKCNGSGDCRKPVEAGGTMCPSYRATKDEKDTTRARANSLREFLTKSKKPNKFNYEELKEVLDLCLSCKACASECPSNVDIATMKAEFLYQYQETNGYSFRSKLFANNVKYNKLGSIAPLVTNLVLNTSLVKAVMGVAQKRSVPKLATKTLKSWYKKHNVNNKVSPQSRNDKSNVVSSISTSLNTGSVEKSQSLKTVYLFCDEFTNFYDVEIGKDAFYLLEKLGYNLQIVNHEESGRSFISKGFLKQAKAICNLNVAIFKDIISKETPLIGIEPSAILTFRDEYIRLADDKKSAEKIAKNTFTFEEFLAKELKKGNIDFSLFTSASKNLKIHGHCHQKALSGTHASFQILNLPKNYSVTIMNTGCCGMAGSFGYEKEHYNVSMQVGEDTLFPKVRNTSEETEIVAAGTSCRHQIFDGTKRIAKHPITILKEALK; encoded by the coding sequence ATGATTCAGAATTCCACTTTAGAAACCTTGCACAACTCACTTTCTGGTGATTTATTTTTCGATAATTTACACAAAACAATCTATGCTACAGACGCTTCTGTATATCGAAAAATTCCTTTAGCAGTTGCATATCCTAAAGACCAGAACGATTTAAAAACCTTAATCAGTTTTGCTACCGAAAATAAAATTACGCTAATACCAAGAACTGCAGGAACTTCTTTGGCAGGACAATGTGTGGGAGATGGAATTGTAGTAGATGTTTCCAAGCATTTTACCAATATTATTTCTTTTGATGAAAAAGCGAAAACTATAAAATTACAACCAGGAATTGTTAGAGATTCTTTAAACGTGTATTTAAAACCTTTTGGCTTGTTTTTTGGCCCAAATACTTCCACCTCTAACAGATGTATGATTGGTGGAATGGTGGGGAACAATTCCTCTGGAAGTACTTCTATAAAATACGGAGTAACACGTGATAAAGTGTTAGAAATTGAAGCGATTTTAAGTGATGGTTCTTCAGCAATATTTAAAGAAATTACTTCGAATGAATTTTTAGATAAAACAAAATTAGAAACTTTAGAAGGACAAATTTATAAAAGTATTTATTCGGAATTAATTTACGATTCTACACAAGATGAAATTAAAAAGGAATTTCCAAAACCAGCAATTCATAGAAGAAATACAGGGTATGCTGTAGATGAGTTTTTAAAATCCGATTTATTTGGTGGAACAGAACCCACCATAAATGTTGCAAAATTCTTATCAGGAAGCGAAGGAACTTTGGCTTTTTCGACTTCCATAACTTTGCAATTAGACAACTTACCTCCTACTGAAAGTATTATGGTTTGTTCTCATTTTACGAGTATTAACGAGAGTTTAATTGCGACATTAACTGCCATGAATCATAATTTGTACAATTGCGAATTAATGGATAAAGCCATTTTAGATTGTACAAAAAACAACAGAGAATTAGCTAAAAATAGGTTCTTTTTACAAGGAGATCCAGAAGCTGTCTTAATGTTAGAAGTTGCTGCAAACACATTGCCAGAAGTAGAGTTATTGGCAGACAAATTAATTGCAGATCTACAAGTGAATAATTTCGGATATCATCATCCAAAAGTATATGGAAAAGACATTGCAAAAGTCCATTATTTAAGAAAAGCTGGTTTGGGCGCTTTAGGAAACATGGTTGGCGATATGAAAGCAGTTGCCTGTATTGAAGATACAGCTGTGGCTTTAGGAGATTTGCCAAATTATATTAAAGAGTTTACCCAAATTATGGATAAATACCAACAAGATGCCATTTATTATGCGCATGCTGGAGCTGGAGAATTGCATTTACGCCCCATTTTGAATTTGAAGAAGAAGGCAGATGTTGTTTTATTCAGAAAAATAACCACAGAAACCGCAGAATTAGTAAAAAAATACAAAGGTTCTTTTTCTGGTGAACATGGAGATGGAATTGTGCGTGCAGAATTTATTCCTTTAATGATTGGCGAAGAAAACTACCAATTATTAAGAAGAATAAAAAAGGCTTTTGACCCAAATAATGTGTTTAATAAAGGGAAAATTACAGATGCTTTTACGATGGATGAAAATCTGCGTTATGAAGTAAATAGAATTGAACCAAAGGTAGCAACAATTCAAGATTTTTCTGATAGTGAAGGCATTTTAAAACTCGCAGAAAAATGCAATGGTTCTGGCGATTGCAGAAAACCTGTGGAAGCTGGAGGAACCATGTGCCCAAGTTACAGAGCTACAAAAGACGAAAAAGATACCACAAGAGCAAGAGCGAACTCTCTGAGAGAGTTTTTAACCAAATCTAAAAAACCGAATAAATTTAATTACGAAGAATTAAAAGAAGTTTTAGACTTATGCTTAAGCTGTAAAGCTTGTGCTTCTGAATGCCCAAGCAACGTGGATATTGCAACGATGAAAGCAGAGTTTTTATATCAATATCAAGAAACAAATGGGTATTCTTTTCGAAGTAAATTATTTGCAAACAACGTAAAATATAACAAATTAGGAAGCATTGCTCCTTTAGTTACTAATTTGGTTTTAAATACATCTTTAGTAAAAGCTGTTATGGGTGTTGCACAGAAAAGAAGTGTCCCTAAATTGGCTACAAAAACATTAAAATCTTGGTATAAAAAGCACAATGTTAATAATAAGGTTTCTCCACAAAGTCGAAATGACAAATCCAATGTCGTTTCGAGCATTTCGACTTCGCTCAATACAGGCTCCGTCGAGAAATCTCAATCTCTAAAAACGGTTTACTTATTCTGTGATGAATTCACCAATTTTTACGATGTAGAAATCGGAAAAGATGCTTTTTACTTGTTAGAAAAATTAGGCTATAATTTACAAATTGTAAATCACGAAGAATCTGGAAGAAGTTTTATTTCCAAAGGATTTTTAAAGCAAGCAAAAGCAATTTGCAACTTAAATGTCGCAATTTTTAAAGACATTATTTCTAAAGAAACTCCATTAATTGGAATAGAACCTTCAGCAATTTTAACGTTTAGAGACGAATATATTCGTTTAGCAGACGATAAAAAATCCGCAGAAAAAATTGCAAAGAACACATTTACTTTTGAAGAATTTTTAGCCAAAGAATTAAAAAAAGGAAATATAGATTTTTCTCTATTTACTTCAGCATCTAAAAACTTGAAGATTCACGGGCATTGTCATCAAAAAGCATTGTCTGGAACACATGCAAGTTTTCAAATATTAAATCTCCCAAAAAATTACTCTGTAACGATTATGAATACTGGATGTTGTGGAATGGCTGGTTCTTTTGGTTATGAAAAAGAACATTACAACGTTTCGATGCAAGTTGGCGAAGACACCTTGTTTCCAAAAGTAAGAAATACATCAGAAGAAACAGAAATTGTTGCTGCTGGAACCAGTTGCAGACATCAAATTTTTGATGGTACAAAACGAATTGCCAAACACCCAATTACAATTTTAAAAGAAGCATTAAAATAA